The Onthophagus taurus isolate NC chromosome 6, IU_Otau_3.0, whole genome shotgun sequence region TGATCACAAACTTAAATATCAAATCGATAAATTAGTTAAGACTGCTGTTACGGGCACAACTGCCAACGATCCTACCGCTTTTAAAGCGAACCCCGAAAATTTAATTGGCAAAAACGATGAAAGTTCAGAAGAAGACGATTCGGAAAATGTCGATGAAGATAGAAGTAAAAACGTTTATGTTCCCCCAAAATTAGCGGCTGTTCATTACACAGAAGAAAACTCGCACGAACGAAATAAACGTCTTCAAGAAcgcaataaaaaacaattattatcttCCTCGATTATGCAAGATTTACGCGAAGAATATTTGGATGTTCCCATTGAAATCTCGCAAAGTAGTCGGGCTCAACAAATCGTGAATAAGCAACAACAAGAACGAGAGGCGTATGAAGAGGAGTATTTGACTCGTTTGCCGGTTAATAAATCTGAGAAACACGCAAGGCGTAAATTGAGTACGTTGGGTACTTTGGGTGATGAAATAACGGACTTTGGGGGCCCGGCAAAGAAACGACGAAAGAGTTCTTCCAGTAATAAAAAGGGTAAGAGTAAGgggaagaaaaattttaaacgaaagaGGTTtcattgatttatttttattacgttGGGTTTTTTGAGAATATAAAATGTgtaaaaaaagtgaaataaaaaGAGGAAAATCAAGAGCTTAAAACCCCAGTTGCCTATGGTGAccttataatttcatttagtttgaaaattttaaaaaattaatacaaaaaaattcaaaattggcgtttttatcgaaattatcttaaaaaaaaaattatagctGCGGCTGTTTCgtgtaaaattaattgtaacatGTAGTGGTTGGTTTTCGgtgtaaattaatttctttcgtGTATTTAACTTTCGAAATAATGATATTCTCTTTGGAAAGTTTTTGGGACAAGTTTtggaaaaaacaattttttagtcACCTTTCTGTTGTTCTTTCCGTTTATTTCATTGAATTCGCTTTCTTTTTTGAGTCttttgagaaacataaaaagaaatggtTGTTGAAgaaccaa contains the following coding sequences:
- the LOC111427910 gene encoding neuroguidin; the protein is MVQAPDIEMDHSDLPQALVLLSEMNVSAQHVATLVDNMLQRVRNGELTTDQGLSFLEMKYNMLLSYLINLTYVVLRKCSGEKIEDDPCIDRLIEIRTVLEKIRPIDHKLKYQIDKLVKTAVTGTTANDPTAFKANPENLIGKNDESSEEDDSENVDEDRSKNVYVPPKLAAVHYTEENSHERNKRLQERNKKQLLSSSIMQDLREEYLDVPIEISQSSRAQQIVNKQQQEREAYEEEYLTRLPVNKSEKHARRKLSTLGTLGDEITDFGGPAKKRRKSSSSNKKGKSKGKKNFKRKRFH